In the Fibrella aestuarina BUZ 2 genome, one interval contains:
- a CDS encoding relaxase/mobilization nuclease domain-containing protein — translation MIGKVARFGSSFLGAMHYCYYETRSNHSLDRSRIRGELIYAQHLSVTTLTDDRLRTESKSRLNLEAMATTMQSMAALNERTRKPVWHQSFSFPIGECPPAQVMVGICQSFARTFGMENNPMVAFRHRDREHEHFHIVASRIDVTGKNTAKTSFNYREVAQFCRAMEDRHDLTPGPPTKRERQHQSSDVAVMHHHEKPLVQQSDERQPAVPKPLIRQNKVGV, via the coding sequence ATGATTGGCAAAGTGGCCCGCTTTGGCTCCAGCTTTTTGGGGGCCATGCACTACTGTTATTACGAAACGCGGTCGAATCACAGCCTTGACCGCTCGCGCATCCGTGGCGAACTGATCTACGCCCAGCACCTCAGCGTAACCACTCTCACCGACGACCGACTACGCACCGAATCCAAGAGCCGTTTGAACTTAGAAGCAATGGCAACCACCATGCAGTCGATGGCCGCGTTGAATGAACGTACCCGTAAGCCGGTGTGGCATCAAAGCTTTTCGTTTCCCATTGGCGAATGCCCACCCGCCCAAGTGATGGTGGGTATCTGCCAGTCTTTTGCCCGGACATTCGGTATGGAGAACAACCCGATGGTGGCGTTTCGGCACCGTGATCGGGAACACGAACATTTCCATATAGTCGCCAGCCGCATTGATGTGACGGGTAAGAATACGGCGAAAACAAGCTTTAACTATCGGGAGGTAGCTCAGTTCTGTAGGGCAATGGAAGATCGGCATGATCTTACGCCCGGTCCACCGACCAAGCGTGAACGTCAACATCAGTCGTCCGATGTAGCGGTTATGCACCATCACGAGAAGCCATTGGTCCAACAGTCCGATGAACGACAGCCAGCCGTTCCGAAGCCATTAATACGACAAAACAAAGTGGGTGTTTAA
- a CDS encoding conjugal transfer protein TraO, whose amino-acid sequence MKNYCIFVFVLTGFSITSACGQSHLKGQRFFDVQAGVADGPWAKHNDIGWLGTFSTGRYNRQYNAWKVSVSYVQKTVRGEDSLSTGTVRQFAVGWGYEFNLWRNAFRTRFVRGSVQPLLLYETTPTRPAQMMADSLCSTMPTTSRWLLGVDAGIDFELSPVVVSLRQRWQPKSTLQPFHTLISVGWRWH is encoded by the coding sequence ATGAAAAACTACTGCATTTTCGTATTTGTATTGACTGGTTTCAGCATCACGTCTGCCTGCGGGCAGTCGCACCTGAAAGGACAGCGTTTCTTCGACGTGCAAGCTGGTGTCGCCGATGGGCCTTGGGCAAAGCATAATGACATAGGTTGGCTGGGTACGTTCAGCACGGGCCGGTACAATCGTCAATACAATGCCTGGAAGGTTTCGGTTAGCTACGTGCAGAAGACAGTACGCGGAGAGGATTCCCTTTCTACAGGAACGGTACGACAGTTTGCAGTTGGCTGGGGCTATGAATTTAACCTGTGGCGCAATGCCTTCCGCACTCGCTTTGTGCGCGGCTCCGTGCAACCCCTCCTACTCTACGAAACCACGCCCACCCGTCCAGCCCAAATGATGGCCGATAGTTTGTGTTCAACCATGCCGACTACATCCCGATGGCTACTGGGTGTTGACGCTGGCATTGACTTCGAGTTGTCGCCCGTCGTCGTCAGCCTTCGGCAACGCTGGCAACCAAAGTCCACGCTCCAGCCGTTTCACACGCTAATCAGTGTGGGGTGGCGATGGCATTGA
- the traN gene encoding conjugative transposon protein TraN, which yields MIRFILLYFIAFTPLTVSAQRSRSTTRPVKLTMPLKPLVGKSFQTVATTQKSNYHALALLTTTLSKSAVSSTAQRSTGPKSAVTALETPVRIANPELVDRVRAKPYLLPIDRSAVKGSYPLGISDRKTTHIIFPAKIKEFDAGTDYVLAQVPETVTNVLRVKANPNAKVFCQSDSGKETNMTVITEDGGFFSFLIRYQEEPEILNINMANNVTADDYTSRSLGINRSAAITFVQSTTANGMPMPESDLQNHCERVNDRKPFVRNIGASSMRITSMVTGIYVADKVLYLQFNLRNDSHIDYEADFMKFYVRDKEKLKRMAAQEIELKPYSRYPSEPKLLRAKTEQTLVYALPLTTLTEDKVIDVELYEKNGGRHLRYQIEADVLLLAKPL from the coding sequence ATGATACGCTTCATCTTACTCTATTTCATTGCCTTTACGCCCCTTACAGTAAGTGCTCAACGGAGCCGCTCAACAACCCGGCCTGTCAAACTAACGATGCCACTTAAACCGTTAGTTGGCAAGTCCTTTCAGACTGTTGCGACAACTCAGAAAAGCAACTATCACGCGCTGGCTCTTCTCACTACTACCCTGTCGAAGTCGGCAGTATCATCAACGGCCCAACGATCAACTGGCCCCAAATCGGCAGTTACAGCACTCGAAACGCCTGTCCGCATAGCAAACCCGGAGTTGGTTGATCGGGTACGTGCCAAGCCGTATCTGCTACCCATCGACCGTTCGGCGGTGAAAGGATCGTACCCACTTGGCATTTCAGACCGCAAGACGACGCACATCATCTTTCCGGCTAAGATAAAGGAGTTTGATGCCGGGACCGACTACGTGCTGGCGCAAGTACCCGAAACCGTCACCAACGTCCTGCGCGTTAAAGCCAACCCGAATGCGAAAGTGTTTTGCCAGTCCGATTCCGGCAAGGAGACCAACATGACGGTCATTACTGAGGACGGCGGCTTCTTCTCGTTCCTGATCCGCTACCAGGAAGAGCCGGAGATTTTGAATATCAACATGGCGAACAATGTGACCGCCGATGACTACACCAGCCGCTCGTTGGGCATCAATCGGTCAGCCGCTATTACGTTTGTGCAATCGACAACGGCCAACGGGATGCCGATGCCGGAGAGTGATTTACAAAATCATTGTGAGCGCGTCAACGACCGCAAGCCCTTTGTCCGAAATATTGGGGCTTCTTCCATGCGAATCACCAGCATGGTTACGGGCATCTACGTAGCGGATAAAGTGCTGTATCTGCAATTCAATCTTCGCAACGATAGCCACATCGACTACGAAGCCGACTTCATGAAGTTCTACGTCCGCGACAAGGAGAAGCTGAAGCGCATGGCCGCACAGGAGATTGAGCTAAAACCTTACAGTCGATACCCAAGCGAACCCAAGCTGCTGCGGGCCAAAACAGAACAGACTCTTGTATATGCTTTGCCCTTAACCACACTCACTGAAGACAAAGTCATCGACGTGGAATTGTATGAGAAAAACGGCGGTCGCCACCTCCGCTATCAAATTGAAGCCGACGTACTGTTGTTAGCCAAACCGCTTTGA
- the traM gene encoding conjugative transposon protein TraM — protein MTPAEQSPKAPFFDTSIEETPAPGSETVQKGKAGRKQIMLLIGGFAFLLGVAIFGFLGGFIGSDTPPKPGELSDGGASSLAPPEARPHGLDAREKYDKYGYDGASLNPNATGAMDRQAASGTQLLTGKDPSLARGSNESLTEADLNSIGKQTRQTTQPYITATECKAARRSALNRQFDHQQAERDAIYRTMHRSPKGKEQLTEERLARRERELDQKTADALLRHIDRANGQFAQPTTTGVSSDASLQMADYKQLKAKYNGTLPASYQKLFSREIAAEQAAQQGEGASMGEGQLADPMNTQTRKAINMSNTGFYGLSASGAQLDTPSSPATQSIPAVVHGDGDAVTVQNGSTLNIRLLEDTPLRLNGKVVKLPAHTLLAGTCSMSADRVNVIITSVRLGSDIYPIRLTAYDLDGRAGLAVPKLADKNRLAQGVGSSAGQAISSPYYFVPQGSFGQQVGSQLAMQVTNTAFQGVRSFVQSKLASVKVTVKPNYRIFLRADQTTHDFTN, from the coding sequence ATGACACCTGCTGAACAATCACCAAAAGCCCCTTTTTTTGATACATCCATTGAGGAAACACCTGCACCGGGTAGCGAAACGGTGCAGAAAGGGAAGGCAGGCCGTAAACAGATTATGCTACTGATTGGCGGCTTTGCCTTTTTGCTGGGCGTTGCCATCTTCGGTTTCCTTGGAGGCTTCATTGGGTCAGATACCCCACCTAAACCCGGCGAACTGTCCGATGGGGGTGCCTCCTCACTGGCCCCGCCCGAAGCACGTCCGCACGGTCTCGACGCGCGGGAGAAATACGACAAGTACGGCTACGATGGGGCTTCGCTCAACCCGAACGCAACCGGGGCGATGGATCGTCAGGCAGCTTCAGGTACGCAACTGTTGACGGGCAAAGACCCCTCGCTGGCACGTGGCTCGAACGAGTCGCTGACGGAAGCAGATCTAAACAGTATCGGGAAACAAACCCGGCAAACTACCCAACCCTATATCACGGCCACGGAATGTAAAGCCGCCCGGCGCAGTGCGCTGAATCGCCAATTCGATCATCAGCAGGCCGAACGGGATGCTATTTATAGAACCATGCATCGGTCGCCCAAGGGGAAAGAGCAATTGACTGAGGAACGTTTGGCCCGACGCGAACGCGAGCTGGATCAGAAAACGGCGGATGCACTGCTGCGGCACATTGACCGCGCAAACGGACAATTTGCCCAACCGACAACGACGGGGGTGTCATCAGATGCCTCGTTGCAGATGGCCGACTACAAACAGTTGAAAGCGAAGTACAACGGTACGTTGCCGGCTTCGTATCAAAAGCTTTTTAGCCGTGAGATAGCGGCAGAGCAGGCAGCCCAGCAGGGTGAGGGAGCATCGATGGGCGAGGGCCAATTGGCGGACCCGATGAACACCCAAACGCGAAAGGCAATAAACATGAGCAATACAGGCTTTTATGGACTTTCTGCCTCAGGAGCCCAATTAGATACTCCCTCCTCCCCTGCCACCCAATCAATCCCGGCTGTCGTTCACGGCGACGGTGATGCCGTGACGGTGCAGAACGGCAGTACGCTCAACATTCGACTGCTGGAAGACACTCCTTTGCGACTAAACGGAAAGGTTGTAAAGCTACCTGCCCATACACTTTTGGCAGGTACGTGTAGCATGAGTGCCGACCGGGTGAACGTGATCATTACGAGTGTCCGGCTGGGGAGCGACATCTACCCAATTCGCCTAACTGCTTACGACTTAGATGGTCGGGCGGGACTTGCCGTGCCAAAACTGGCCGATAAAAACCGTTTGGCTCAGGGCGTGGGCAGTTCCGCTGGACAGGCTATTTCATCGCCCTACTACTTCGTTCCGCAAGGTTCGTTTGGGCAACAGGTCGGCAGTCAGTTGGCGATGCAGGTTACCAATACGGCCTTCCAGGGGGTACGTTCCTTCGTGCAGTCGAAATTGGCTTCGGTGAAAGTGACCGTGAAACCAAACTACCGAATCTTCCTTCGGGCCGATCAAACCACTCATGATTTTACTAACTGA
- the traK gene encoding conjugative transposon protein TraK — MKELLQLEKDFQRGRWLLMAAFGFSFVVALTAVGLAFKYSNEFSKRIYLVNRGEAIQVTCGSVTDNRPAELRHHVGRFHELFFTVSPDPKSIDENIRRAMFLCDESAKRLYNNLSEQNFYRDMVQGNVTQRVQIDSVVADLRHYPYRAITYARLVQERATAIVHRSLVTETNLVDVNRSDNSPNGLLMRDFHILSSRVTQEYNK, encoded by the coding sequence ATGAAAGAGCTACTGCAATTAGAGAAAGATTTTCAGCGCGGACGTTGGTTGTTGATGGCCGCGTTTGGGTTCAGTTTCGTGGTGGCTCTCACGGCGGTAGGGCTTGCCTTTAAATACAGTAATGAGTTCAGTAAGCGCATTTACCTCGTCAATCGGGGTGAGGCTATACAAGTTACCTGCGGCAGCGTAACCGATAATCGCCCGGCAGAATTGCGCCATCATGTCGGTCGTTTCCACGAACTATTCTTTACCGTTTCGCCCGACCCAAAGTCAATCGACGAGAACATCCGACGAGCCATGTTTCTCTGCGACGAGTCCGCCAAGCGACTGTATAATAACCTATCAGAGCAGAATTTTTACCGAGACATGGTGCAGGGTAACGTTACGCAACGGGTGCAAATCGACTCAGTCGTGGCCGACCTGCGGCACTACCCATACCGGGCTATCACGTATGCCCGGCTGGTACAGGAGCGGGCTACGGCCATTGTGCACCGGAGCTTGGTAACGGAAACTAATTTGGTTGATGTGAACCGTAGCGATAATTCACCGAACGGCTTACTCATGCGCGACTTCCATATTCTTTCGTCCCGCGTCACGCAGGAATACAACAAATAG
- a CDS encoding transposase: MLFDAYKTLLGLYADMTASTMDVTALIESKIRAVAGIGALVYIFSRLIPQVMRSESIDFFPYLRPFMLMVLIGLSPRICNGIDKLGESIRTAVERQNGTLYEKIAEQTKLLQQTVDAKWQEIGEHPELFRQVDPSFNPDAFGSSLKLSFAEYSEKFKYELLSYTQDILLALMQLAECILFLISFTYRLVLRMGAPLAIALAVFPGMANNIAEWFGKYINYTLLPTVAAVYSSIAFKVTLKYLSYYDPKTIVLGNAGGAEAHTPEYMGLAFIGILVMCLIGYCQVPSMTNMLVTVGGVGAMVQGATSLAKSGAGTVASPVTKPLKAAGHTVAARMGNSVATNVTNVARFGGNMAAGVAKSPFTMAAHVAGGAARGARAGAASGGSTFSRGVKGIAGGVAGAVIGTGAGAVAAAHGATVGAYRKTYPKKENRL; encoded by the coding sequence ATGCTTTTTGACGCTTACAAAACGCTGCTGGGCCTTTACGCCGACATGACAGCCTCCACGATGGACGTAACGGCCCTGATTGAGTCGAAAATCAGGGCGGTGGCCGGCATTGGGGCGTTGGTGTACATCTTCTCGCGGCTCATTCCCCAAGTAATGCGCTCCGAGTCGATTGATTTCTTCCCGTACCTGCGCCCGTTTATGCTGATGGTGCTAATCGGTTTGTCGCCCCGCATTTGCAACGGCATCGACAAACTGGGCGAAAGTATCCGCACGGCGGTTGAACGGCAGAACGGTACATTGTACGAGAAGATTGCCGAGCAGACGAAGCTGCTACAGCAAACCGTCGATGCCAAATGGCAGGAGATTGGTGAACACCCCGAACTATTCCGACAGGTTGACCCGTCGTTTAACCCTGATGCCTTCGGGTCGAGCCTAAAACTGAGCTTTGCTGAGTACTCAGAAAAGTTTAAGTATGAATTGCTCTCCTACACGCAGGACATCCTGCTGGCTCTGATGCAATTGGCCGAGTGCATTCTATTCCTGATCTCGTTCACTTACCGGCTCGTGCTACGAATGGGCGCACCCCTTGCCATCGCGCTCGCGGTGTTTCCGGGCATGGCAAATAATATTGCCGAGTGGTTTGGCAAGTATATTAACTACACCCTGCTCCCGACGGTCGCAGCCGTGTATTCGTCCATTGCCTTCAAAGTCACGCTGAAGTACCTCAGCTACTACGACCCAAAAACCATTGTGTTGGGCAACGCGGGAGGGGCCGAGGCCCACACGCCTGAGTACATGGGGCTGGCATTCATTGGTATTCTGGTGATGTGCCTGATCGGCTATTGCCAGGTGCCGTCCATGACTAATATGCTGGTAACCGTAGGTGGCGTTGGCGCGATGGTGCAGGGAGCCACCAGTCTGGCTAAGTCAGGTGCGGGCACGGTGGCCTCACCCGTCACGAAACCACTTAAAGCGGCAGGCCACACCGTAGCAGCCCGCATGGGCAATAGCGTAGCAACCAACGTCACCAACGTAGCGCGATTTGGGGGGAACATGGCCGCAGGCGTAGCCAAATCACCATTCACGATGGCCGCGCACGTCGCAGGAGGTGCGGCAAGGGGAGCACGAGCCGGAGCCGCTTCGGGCGGCAGTACGTTCAGCCGGGGCGTAAAAGGAATTGCCGGTGGCGTGGCTGGAGCTGTCATCGGTACGGGAGCCGGGGCAGTGGCGGCTGCTCACGGAGCCACCGTAGGAGCCTACCGCAAGACGTACCCCAAGAAGGAAAATCGACTCTAA
- a CDS encoding TraG family conjugative transposon ATPase, with product MKKSKSLAQLFPILCIDEPTGCLVSKNADITAAFELQALEIFAVSDGEYDALHDVLIRAAKVLPVGYMVHKQDLFIEDVYTPPFGNEFLRETNYVAWENERHFSDRPYLRHRCYLYITRPATSPLKRTSGQSSLLKRHLVPKEMQDSRTWAEFVDVVNQFAAIYQDSGKMKLHRLTPTELLDNGEHTGLFQRYFSLSLDDPTLHDIDLTNGLTIAGQRTHTYTLSELSDFPNEVYNSARLEQFSTDSSHFPISTGSALGMLLPFNHIYNQVLLIEDGHALTNELVKEVKRHTSFAAWSKENEVSIRSKDAFMEEVKDRNRRVVRAHYNVVVFHQDPDVADTYRSQTAAAISKLGFKPKLATYDAETLYWSCIPGNIAEIGADNLATCFLEEATALWNTETNYQDDFFCKNGLLLTDRFGRPCMVDPFFGPMERGIIANRNFMVIGPSGSGKSFSMNNLVYYLLAHGTHISLVDVGGSYKRLCTLMGGRYITYEADNPIEFNPFYIKDLNPDEETKDALANLLMALWKKDGEPATKAEEVTIANIVHEYYGAMRHMHDTGDDDSFPCFDTFYAFTRDTYPAIFARNMGSEREFNLNNFLYILRPFHADNQYGYLLNSRKNIDLMELPFVVYELDNIKDHPVLFPVTTIMIMNTYVRKLFSVRGVLKMLIIEEAWKALAKENFAQFLRWCSKTVRKHLGSLGVVTQEVDDLVGNAIVKDAIINNSPIKFLLDQSNYEKRFSEVMQTLSLSEKQANIILSINKGKDPNRPPYNDLALLLGDYCKVYGVEVSRVAYGTFTTERSKVEEIDDLAKTKYGNDLESAVKGWARGERAGGYLPVNAQGVPLLHPNGRPPRPLNGTEQYSRIP from the coding sequence ATGAAGAAGAGCAAATCACTCGCGCAACTTTTCCCAATTCTGTGCATCGACGAGCCGACGGGTTGCCTGGTCTCAAAAAACGCGGACATTACGGCGGCTTTTGAGCTACAGGCTCTGGAAATCTTTGCCGTGTCGGATGGGGAATATGATGCCTTGCACGACGTATTGATCCGAGCGGCTAAGGTATTGCCGGTGGGGTACATGGTTCACAAACAGGACCTGTTTATCGAAGACGTATATACACCTCCGTTTGGAAATGAATTTTTGCGGGAGACAAACTATGTGGCCTGGGAGAACGAGCGGCATTTTTCGGATCGGCCTTACTTGCGGCATCGGTGTTATCTCTACATCACTCGCCCGGCTACCTCGCCCCTGAAACGTACCAGTGGGCAGTCGTCGCTGTTGAAACGACATTTGGTGCCAAAGGAAATGCAGGACAGCCGTACCTGGGCGGAGTTCGTGGATGTGGTCAATCAGTTTGCGGCAATCTACCAGGATTCGGGCAAGATGAAGCTGCACCGGCTAACCCCTACCGAGTTGTTAGATAATGGCGAACATACCGGGCTATTCCAACGGTACTTTTCTCTGTCCCTCGATGACCCGACGCTGCACGACATCGACCTGACCAACGGCTTGACTATCGCAGGGCAACGTACTCATACTTACACACTCTCGGAACTGAGCGACTTTCCGAACGAAGTGTACAATTCGGCGCGGCTGGAGCAGTTCTCTACCGACAGTAGCCATTTTCCTATTTCGACGGGTTCAGCGTTGGGTATGTTGCTGCCCTTCAACCACATCTATAATCAGGTGCTGCTTATCGAAGACGGCCACGCCCTAACCAACGAACTGGTTAAAGAAGTAAAACGGCACACCTCGTTTGCGGCCTGGTCGAAAGAAAACGAGGTCAGCATCCGCTCGAAAGATGCGTTTATGGAGGAAGTTAAAGATCGCAACCGGCGCGTGGTACGGGCGCATTACAACGTGGTCGTGTTTCACCAGGACCCCGACGTGGCCGATACGTACCGTTCACAGACAGCAGCAGCGATTTCTAAACTGGGCTTCAAGCCGAAATTAGCCACCTACGACGCAGAAACGCTGTATTGGTCGTGCATTCCAGGCAACATCGCCGAAATCGGAGCCGACAACTTAGCTACTTGCTTTTTAGAAGAAGCAACGGCCCTGTGGAACACGGAAACCAATTATCAGGATGATTTTTTCTGCAAAAACGGGCTGTTACTGACCGACCGCTTTGGTCGCCCCTGCATGGTTGACCCGTTCTTCGGACCAATGGAACGGGGCATTATTGCCAACCGCAACTTCATGGTTATAGGACCGTCGGGGTCGGGCAAATCATTCTCCATGAACAACTTAGTGTACTACCTGCTCGCGCACGGAACGCACATCAGTCTGGTTGACGTGGGCGGCTCCTACAAACGACTATGTACGCTCATGGGTGGGCGGTACATTACTTACGAGGCCGACAACCCAATTGAATTTAATCCGTTCTACATCAAGGATTTAAACCCGGATGAGGAAACCAAAGACGCGCTGGCAAACCTGCTGATGGCCCTTTGGAAGAAAGACGGAGAACCGGCCACCAAAGCCGAGGAGGTGACCATTGCTAATATCGTCCACGAGTATTACGGGGCCATGCGGCACATGCACGACACAGGCGATGATGACTCGTTTCCCTGTTTCGATACGTTCTATGCCTTCACCCGTGATACGTACCCGGCCATCTTCGCGCGCAACATGGGGTCAGAGCGTGAATTCAACCTGAACAACTTTCTGTACATACTCCGGCCTTTCCACGCGGATAATCAATACGGCTACCTGCTCAACTCCCGGAAGAACATCGACCTGATGGAACTGCCTTTCGTGGTGTACGAACTGGACAACATCAAGGACCACCCGGTGCTATTTCCCGTGACGACCATCATGATTATGAACACCTACGTCCGTAAGCTATTCAGCGTCCGGGGCGTGTTGAAAATGCTCATCATCGAGGAAGCCTGGAAGGCATTGGCCAAGGAAAACTTCGCACAGTTTCTGCGGTGGTGTTCCAAAACGGTGCGGAAACACTTGGGGTCGCTGGGTGTGGTGACGCAGGAAGTGGACGATCTGGTGGGCAACGCCATCGTGAAGGATGCGATCATCAACAACTCGCCCATTAAGTTTTTGCTCGATCAGAGCAACTACGAGAAGCGGTTTTCGGAGGTCATGCAAACGCTGTCCTTATCAGAGAAGCAGGCCAATATCATTCTGAGTATCAATAAGGGCAAAGACCCGAACCGCCCGCCTTACAATGATCTGGCTCTACTGTTGGGCGACTACTGCAAGGTGTATGGTGTGGAGGTGAGTCGGGTTGCCTACGGTACGTTCACCACGGAGCGGTCGAAGGTGGAGGAGATTGACGATCTGGCGAAAACGAAGTACGGCAATGATTTAGAGTCGGCAGTAAAGGGCTGGGCGCGGGGCGAACGTGCAGGGGGATATTTACCCGTAAACGCGCAAGGTGTACCGCTTTTGCACCCCAATGGTCGCCCTCCCCGACCGCTCAACGGCACGGAACAGTACAGCCGAATCCCCTAA
- a CDS encoding DUF4133 domain-containing protein has protein sequence MKSYPIHRGVDNEIEFRGLRGLHFYYAAGGLIASVFVTLFSYILGLPILVALFVLAVGSGGTLAWCYTQNNRHGRWGAVKQQVQRLRPQYVCQHQSFNRLIPVRTTVARTPR, from the coding sequence ATGAAATCTTACCCAATTCACCGGGGTGTTGATAACGAAATCGAGTTTCGGGGGCTACGCGGCCTGCATTTTTACTACGCAGCCGGAGGGCTGATCGCTTCAGTCTTTGTCACGCTGTTCAGCTATATTCTGGGCTTGCCCATTCTGGTTGCTCTGTTCGTGCTGGCCGTAGGCAGTGGTGGTACGTTGGCCTGGTGCTACACCCAAAACAACCGGCATGGTCGGTGGGGGGCCGTTAAGCAACAGGTACAACGACTCCGGCCCCAATACGTCTGCCAGCATCAGTCATTCAACCGGCTGATCCCTGTCCGTACTACTGTAGCACGTACCCCACGATGA
- a CDS encoding DUF4134 family protein — MILLYDEFQAYGQVKSIGLWLCAFAAVVAGFRIYQQWNRGEDVEGPLVLWLTSIAFCGGAAYAVDRFILSGVFSSSFGGSDYLAQQYTQSMAIEGSRAALLLGVVVAIIGLIRVFQKFRRGDDDLYEFMFKWFGSLAFLFLMSSIISAML; from the coding sequence GTGATCCTACTCTACGACGAATTTCAGGCTTACGGGCAGGTGAAGTCTATTGGTCTTTGGCTGTGTGCCTTTGCCGCAGTGGTTGCGGGGTTTCGGATCTACCAGCAATGGAACCGGGGCGAAGACGTGGAGGGGCCACTGGTGTTGTGGCTAACGAGCATTGCCTTCTGTGGCGGGGCCGCCTACGCGGTAGATCGCTTCATCCTGAGCGGAGTCTTTTCGTCTTCGTTCGGGGGAAGCGATTACCTCGCCCAACAGTACACGCAGTCGATGGCAATCGAGGGGAGCCGGGCGGCCCTGCTGTTGGGCGTTGTCGTGGCGATCATCGGCCTGATCCGGGTGTTTCAAAAGTTTCGGCGGGGTGACGACGACCTCTACGAGTTCATGTTCAAATGGTTTGGCTCATTGGCGTTTTTGTTCCTGATGAGTTCAATAATCTCAGCAATGCTATGA
- a CDS encoding DUF4134 family protein: MFRLKTLWLLGCCLLITYVGLAQNVNLNGNPAASVGIDGQFTNPILSRMPTFLKFVWAVCGLTALIGGLRIYARVQAGTGDFAVEVWRLGSAIIGVSMIALFLQGWVGRRMPSVTSSRFGTDKLLYRGTEDNSAIADPTAGTLAPTAYRPGSDAQVDSIRNYYRVASDSLREYTRLTR, from the coding sequence ATGTTCCGCCTGAAAACATTGTGGCTGCTGGGCTGCTGCCTGCTCATCACGTATGTCGGGCTGGCCCAGAACGTCAATCTAAACGGCAATCCAGCCGCATCAGTGGGCATCGATGGACAGTTTACAAACCCTATCCTAAGCCGAATGCCGACGTTTCTCAAATTCGTTTGGGCCGTGTGTGGGCTAACGGCCCTCATCGGGGGGCTTCGGATCTACGCCCGCGTTCAGGCCGGTACGGGTGACTTTGCCGTAGAAGTCTGGCGGTTGGGATCAGCTATAATCGGCGTTAGCATGATTGCGCTGTTTTTGCAGGGCTGGGTTGGCCGCCGGATGCCTTCGGTAACCTCGTCCCGGTTTGGTACGGATAAGCTCCTGTACCGAGGCACGGAAGACAATTCAGCCATTGCCGACCCAACCGCAGGTACGTTGGCTCCTACGGCCTACCGGCCCGGCAGCGATGCCCAGGTGGATTCGATTCGTAACTACTACCGCGTCGCGTCTGACTCGCTCCGCGAATACACACGACTGACCCGGTGA
- a CDS encoding DUF4134 domain-containing protein encodes MKRFTIAGRGLLLTMLSATFTLAQNVDQTKGIGAGVQVLTQTTRDLQDYFRPMTTVMYVIAAIVGIFGAFRIYSKMQAGDQDVQKSAVNWGGSVLFLLAFAAILQAVFFQNA; translated from the coding sequence ATGAAACGATTCACAATTGCAGGGCGTGGGCTACTGCTTACCATGCTCTCAGCAACCTTTACGCTCGCCCAAAACGTCGATCAAACCAAGGGCATTGGAGCAGGAGTACAAGTGCTTACTCAAACAACGCGAGACCTACAGGATTACTTCCGGCCCATGACAACGGTGATGTATGTCATTGCCGCTATTGTCGGCATTTTTGGTGCATTTCGCATCTACTCAAAAATGCAGGCGGGCGATCAGGACGTGCAAAAATCGGCAGTCAACTGGGGTGGCTCAGTGCTTTTCCTACTGGCCTTTGCCGCTATTCTCCAAGCTGTATTTTTCCAAAACGCCTAA